One genomic region from Blastococcus sp. Marseille-P5729 encodes:
- a CDS encoding YggS family pyridoxal phosphate-dependent enzyme, with amino-acid sequence MSEVSEQELGAIDERIAAFRARLDAACVQAGREPSEVALIAVTKNHPPEYALQALRSGLLELGENRPQDLIAKRDGVEQLDPGLAARARWHFIGRLQRNKAKQVVAAADMVHSIDRVAVAEAVAKAATGSDRWSAATPLPVLLQVNLDPAAPREEHDSTASRGGVHPLEMSQLAARVAEHDELRVAGLMAIAPLDHDPGECFARLAELSMQLRLDHPAADIISAGMTGDFPAAVANGATHVRVGTALFGERQLA; translated from the coding sequence ATGAGCGAGGTCAGCGAGCAAGAGCTCGGTGCGATCGACGAGCGGATCGCGGCATTCCGCGCGCGCCTGGATGCCGCGTGCGTGCAGGCCGGGCGTGAGCCGAGCGAAGTGGCGCTGATCGCGGTCACGAAGAACCACCCGCCCGAGTACGCGCTGCAGGCGCTGCGCAGCGGCCTGCTCGAGCTCGGCGAGAACCGCCCGCAGGACCTGATCGCCAAACGCGACGGCGTCGAACAGCTCGATCCCGGGCTGGCTGCGCGGGCGCGCTGGCACTTCATCGGCCGGTTGCAGCGCAACAAGGCCAAACAGGTCGTCGCTGCCGCGGACATGGTGCACTCGATCGACCGGGTGGCGGTCGCCGAGGCGGTCGCCAAGGCGGCGACGGGCTCCGACCGCTGGTCCGCAGCCACCCCGCTCCCGGTGCTGCTGCAGGTCAACCTCGACCCCGCGGCGCCCCGCGAGGAGCACGACTCGACCGCCTCGCGCGGGGGAGTCCACCCGCTGGAGATGTCGCAGCTGGCCGCGCGGGTCGCCGAGCACGACGAGCTGCGGGTCGCCGGGCTGATGGCTATCGCCCCGCTCGATCACGACCCGGGCGAATGCTTCGCCCGGCTGGCCGAGCTGAGCATGCAGCTGCGTCTGGATCACCCCGCCGCCGACATCATCTCCGCGGGCATGACCGGCGACTTTCCCGCAGCCGTCGCGAATGGGGCCACGCACGTGCGTGTCGGAACCGCACTCTTCGGAGAGCGGCAACTAGCCTAA
- the pgeF gene encoding peptidoglycan editing factor PgeF, with the protein MSEQQADSTRRIRRVLSTRQGGVSAAPYDAFNLGDHVGDDPDAVRRNRDRLGAAIGLGAPRLVWMEQVHGRGVQVVDEPVEQPAPMSDALVSSTPGLGLSILTADCVPLLMWDDAAGVVGAAHAGRQGVRLDIARATVEQMAELGAQPERIEALLGPAICGGCYEVPPAMQADVEQVAPGSAVRTRQGTSGLDLRAGLRAQLAALGVHRVQVDPRCTAEEPSLYSYRRDGRTGRQVAVIWIEEPA; encoded by the coding sequence ATGAGCGAGCAACAGGCCGACAGCACCCGCCGCATCCGGCGGGTGCTGTCGACTCGACAGGGAGGCGTCAGCGCCGCGCCGTACGACGCCTTCAACCTCGGTGACCACGTCGGCGACGACCCCGACGCGGTCCGCCGCAACCGGGACCGCCTGGGCGCGGCGATCGGGCTCGGCGCACCGCGGCTGGTGTGGATGGAGCAGGTGCACGGACGCGGCGTGCAGGTGGTCGACGAGCCCGTCGAGCAGCCGGCGCCGATGAGCGACGCGCTCGTGAGCAGCACGCCAGGCCTTGGGCTGAGCATCCTGACCGCCGACTGCGTCCCGCTGCTGATGTGGGACGACGCTGCGGGGGTGGTCGGCGCCGCGCACGCCGGCCGGCAGGGGGTTCGGCTGGACATCGCCCGGGCGACCGTCGAACAGATGGCAGAGCTGGGGGCGCAGCCCGAGCGGATCGAGGCGCTGCTCGGCCCGGCCATCTGCGGGGGCTGCTACGAGGTGCCGCCGGCGATGCAGGCCGACGTCGAGCAGGTCGCGCCGGGAAGCGCCGTCCGCACCCGTCAGGGCACGTCGGGCCTGGACCTCCGGGCCGGCCTCCGTGCCCAGCTGGCGGCGCTTGGCGTACACCGCGTGCAGGTCGATCCCCGCTGTACCGCCGAGGAGCCGAGCCTGTACAGCTACCGTCGTGATGGGCGCACCGGGCGTCAGGTCGCCGTCATCTGGATCGAGGAGCCGGCATGA